The following is a genomic window from Halichoerus grypus chromosome 13, mHalGry1.hap1.1, whole genome shotgun sequence.
AAATTCTGTTGCTCTCTTCCAAATGTTTCCCCTGTTAAAGCTGCAGTGGGGACTAGGAGCTTTCCCCAGTGCACCACGCTCCCTTCTAATTAAAACTTGCCTTAAAGAAGCAGAACTCTGGCTGCCAGGGGCTCCGGACGAGGAAGCCTCGTAATTCATTTACAGAAAGTGCCATAAGTGATGGTGAGGCCAATGTCCGGGGCCAGATCTGAGCGCCAGGCGTGGGGAAGCCCAGAGCCAGGGGTAGGAGCCGGGCCTCGGCTTGATTCCCCGCCCAGGGCAGTGGGTGATACTGTTTCAGTCAGTCGTCAAATGACTTGGGTTctaatcctagctctgccacttccaaGGAGAGGCTGGGGCAGGTCACTCCGCTTTTCTGAGCCTTCGTTCTTTCATCTTTGAAGTGGGAGGGAGAACTCCTACTTCGCAGGGCTATTCTGAAGATTGGTGAAAGCATGGGTGCAGAGGGCTTTGTACAGTGCTCCACACTGGCCCCCCTTCCTGGGCTGGCCTGATCCTTGCTGCATCGGCAGCACTTAGACGAGCCTCCACCGAGTAGGGGCTGGGTGGCGAATGGGCTCTCCCTGGGTGGTGGTCAGGCAGTCTCCCATCCCTCCTGGAGTGGGGTGGAATGTAAATGATCCTCAATGGTGGCATGGTACATAAGCTTATTTGACTTACAGTGTCACTAAATGGCCACAGTTAGGATTTGGGGCCAGATATATTTGGAGGAGAGCCCAAGGGCCAGGCTTTTGTCCTTGATTCTCAACCCTTTTTCTGCTTTGACTCAGACTGACGTGGTCGCTGACGTTCATGGGCATCACGCACTCCTAGGGTTTTTATGGGTGATGTCTTGGACTTCACTCCCTCTGGTTCCGCTGAAGGCATGTAAGGCAGTGAGAATGGCCTGGCTGGATTTGGAtgtatttagttttctttttagcttATTTATTGAGCTCACATATCATGGTGGTCGCCGTTTTAAAGCGTACAACGCAGTGGTTTTTAGTCTCTTCAGAGACAGGCACAACCATGACCAACTGTCTGGTACCAGAACATTTCCTCACCCCACAAAAGAAGCCTTGTGCCCATTAGTCTCTCCTCATAccacctctcccccagcccctggcaaccactaatctactttctatcccTGTGGATTTGCTGGTTCTGGACATAAGTAAATGGAATCACGCAGGATCTGTAGCCTtgggtgtctggcttcttccactcagcatcatgttttcaagggcAGGTGTTAAGATTTCGCTCCTTTccgtggctgaataatattccgtcaCGTGGATGGACCCCAGTGTACTCACCCagtcatcagtggatggacatttgggtggtttctcctctttggccattgtgaataagcTGCCACAAACATTCACATACAGGTTTTTTGTGCggacatatgtttttaattgTGATCGCAGCCGCCTAGgcgtggaattgctgggtcatatggtaactccatgTTGAACTTTTGAACAACTGCCAGACTCTTTTTGAAAGTGACTGCGCCATTTTACGTTCCTACCAGCtacttattatttacttattgttttttttttaaagtaagtctttttttttttttttttaagtaagtcatttttttaaaaagtgaatcatTCACCCACACTGGTGCTTCACAACTATTTTTAGTAACGAATCCTTTTTGCCGTCCCTCCCGGCGCCGCACTGACCAGTGTCAGGTCACTGTGCTGAGAACCACCATGAACGTAGGGCTTTGGCCCCGTTAGAAgaggaaatgtttttttcttaagagtcTGAAATGAAGCATGCCAAGCGGCTCTTGGGGAAGAGGTCTTTGCTAGGGAAGAAGTTCTGCTTTATTACCTTATTCCTGTCCATCAACGCTGGCCCACTCTGGGGATTTAGCTTTTCTCCTGGGGTCTGCAGGAGATCAGAAACGTTCACAGACTAGATGGGAGCAGTCCTTCCACCATGTCTATCCACTCATCAGGAAGTACACTGCAAatatcttactattttatttgtcagcgatacttcagtaaagctgaagaaaaaaaaaaaaaagatgcagacgAACAGCTCTGCCCAGTGTGTGGGTCCGAAAGTAAAGCTACATGCTTCTCCCCCCGAAGCCGTTGGTAGACACGGGGTCTCACAGGCGGGGGGCGCTGGCGCCTGGCACACCCAGGGTCCTCTCTCCTCTGAAGGCCTGTCTTAGAATGCAGCTGAGGGTCGAGAGATTGGGACACGGAGAGTGGAGTCTAACCCTCTGTCTTTCCCCACGCTCTGCctgcagagaagagaaacagtgGGAACGCGGTACGGAGCACCATGAAGTCCGAGGAACAGAAGCTCAAAGACGCCAGGAGAGGTCCCCTGGCACCTTTTCCAAACCAAAAATCTGAAGCAGCAGAACCTCCAAAAACTCCGACCTCGTCTTGTGATCCTGCCATTGCCGCCGTGGCCAAGCCAGCCCTGAAAAAGCCCGTCAAGGGCAAACAGGCCCCTCGGAAAAAGTAAGTGCCTTCCGGAGCCCTTCCCTGCCACGGCGCGGCGTGCTGCCTCTCACCCCGGCGGCCCCGGCTCAGGTGCTCGCTAGGGGGAGCAGGGCCCCCGCCCGGCGTCTGTGTCATCGGGGCTCAGGTGCCGTGCGTCACCACCGGGGACACTTACTTGTCAGCATGTCAGTCTGGCCCGAGTCCAGAGCTCAGGagctcttccccccccccccccccaagaggaGGCAGCCTGTCTCTTGACGCTCCGACGCCCCCTTGGGCAGGTGAGCCTGCGTGAGCGCAGGTCCCGGTGGACAGAGGTGTGGAAGTGACACGATCGCTGAGGATGGCGTGCCTCCGGGCCGCATGCGTCTTCAGTGCTCATCcttgttttctcctctccccttcccgcCCCAGAGCTCAAGGGAAGACGCAGCAGAACCGCAAACTCACGGATTTCTACCCGGTGCGCCGGAGCTCCCGGAAGAGCAAAGCTGAGCTGCAGGTAGAGGCCGCGGCTTTCCTCCGGGCTCGCGGggctgccggggggggggggggggggcgggcatgTTCTCTGTGGCGGCCGTGGCCTAGCGGGCGTCATCCTGACGTGGGGGGTCACCCGAGGCTCGGTACGACGCGTCCGTGAAGGCGCATGGCGTGGCGCGGCCAGCGGTCCGGTGACAGCGTCTCGTCCAGGCGTGTGGGGGGGCCGAGGGAGCCTGGGACCCCGGGGGCCGCGTGGTCTTTGCGAGGCTTGTCCGTCTGCTCGCCACGCGCTCCGTGGCGCGTCTCAAGGGGGCACGGAGCAGTGGCTTGGAAGCCACTCATGGTTGTACGACTCGGGCCAGTCACGCGTCTGTTCTGTGCCTCGGTCGCCCTGTGTGTCCGGCGGGGCAACAAAGCACTAGCTTGTAGGGGTGTAGCCGGGAGGGCCGGTGCGCTGGGGCACGAGGAGCTGGGAACCGGGCCTGGCCCCCGGGGGGCACCGGCCAGCGGTTACACTGCCGCCGTTGCTCCCCGTAGCTGTCACTTCCCGCGGCGCCTCTGTCCTCGCTCCCCCGGGCTGTGGCCCTAGGAGGTGGGAAGAGCAGGCCGGGCCCCCGGGTCTGTAGGCTGCGAGCGGCTCCGCAGTCGGCCGTCCGGCGGCAGCGGGTCAGTGTTTGGCGCGGGGAGGTGCGGTCCTGGCCTTTCTGTTGAGGAGccggaccccaggaccccgggcgCCGTGTGCCCTGcagccccccgcccgcccgcagCCTCACAGCCAGCcggggggcaggagcagagctCGGATTGCCGCCCCCACAGAGCGGCGGGGAAGTTCCAtgcgcaccgcccccccccccagcctcctccctgagGCCTTGTCGGTTTTAGCTTTTCAACCTGAACTAGACTCCTTCCGCATTTTGTGGGTTAAAACCGTAGATGCCGATACGGCAATTTagcattctcttcctctgcttatTTGAATTGATGAGgcttcctttaaaataaatgagagaaggggtccatcccccgccccccagagagcagctttggctttatttctttagaaaggCAATGTCTTTGAGCCAAGAACAAGCTGTTATAAAATGTTTGCCTGCAGTGGGAGGCCGTGCTAGGTCGGTCTCACAGCACTGCAGAGGGCGAGGTGGTGCCAGGCCCCGGAACCCCAAACACCTCCCAGCCGCGGTCGGGGCTGCGGTGCCCACACAGGGAGCGCTGGGGGTTCGCCGAGGCCTGCCACGGGCTGCAGAGCGGGGGCAGCTCAGTTtgcctttttaatgaaaaagaagggCTTTTCTGGCTGGAGGAGGGATGTGATGCAGGTCTGCAAAATGTCGCAGCAGATGAGCAGAAGGGAGCAGACACTCACTTCTCTGAAGCTTGGTCTGCAGCTAGTAAGCTCGCCATGTCACCAGACACAGAGCCAGTGGCGAGGAGAGCCGTGCCGAGCTCCGCTTGTTTGGGGTGGCTCTGCTGAGTGACCTCCGGGGCCAGGGGGCTGCTGGCCCGGCGGGAAGGCGGCTGTCGGCTGAGGTGGCGAGGCTGTGGTTGGCCAGGGCGGTGTCTTCTCTGGATGGCACAGGTAAAGCTCGAGGCTGGGGCAGCTGGGCCTCATCTGAGGGGTGAGGTCAGTCCTGACCTGCCTGCTCTTTGAGGCCCCAGAAACCACGGCCCAGGCACAGGGGGCATAAGAGGGGGCTGGGGGTAGCCAGAggagaaactaaaattaaaacctCTGCGGATACTTAATTGAGTTTGAAGGCAGAGcgggcagggccagggccagggaagAGGGTGGACACTGGGCCTTGGAGAGATACCCTGAACCCCTCGTTGTTTTGCTGCGGGGGCCCCTTAGCTGGTTGGCCTGCTTGTGGGTGGGGTGACAGCCTGCACTGGGGCAGTGCCCCGGCTTCtttctccccagcccagccccgggcCTGATGTGCAGAGCAGCCTCGACCTAATTCAGACCTTGCTTACCTCCCACTCAGTCTGCCTCTggcaaccccccccacccccgccctgcccaGGCTGCTGCCTGCCTGATTTCTCTTCGGAAGCCTGGAGCTGGTTGGTGCATGCCCCCAAGCACTGAGCCTCCAGAACGAAACTCAGACTGCGGCTCTGCATTCAGGGCATCTAGCCTGCGCCCAGCTTCCCCAGCTCAGCTCCTCTTGCCTCATTCAGTCCCAGCAGGAAAGTCCCCGGGTGCCTAGCCCACCATCAATCCCGGTTACAGAGCTCACTGCATTTCTCCCTGGTCTGGTCTTCTTCGCACACTAATTTTTCAGCAAGGTGgttgtgtgtgtgatgtgtatgTGTTGATGTTGCTGTGCTTGAgggcttactttgtgccaggcactgttctcggCCAGGATATCCCACGGCATACAAGATCTCCTGTTCTCAGGGAGCTTATATTCAAGTGGAGAGTgataaacaacttaaaaaaacaacaaccaaagaaCAAGATAATTTTAGATAGTCCTTTGacattaatttaataaaacagAGTAGTGTGAAAGCAACAGTGAGGCTAAGGCTACTTTAGCTACAGTAATCAGGGAAATTTCACTGAGGGAGGTGCCTTTTGAACAGAGCTTGGAAAGAAGGGAGGACACAAGCCAGGTGAATGGATTGGGGAAAGGGTGTTccaggcagggggaagagcacgtgcaaaggccccgaggcagGAACTAGCCTGGCCCTCTAAGAGAGTCATCAGTGTGGCCAGAATGTGGGAGAAGGGGTGAAGATGGCTGctgaggcagggctgggaccCTGCAGAGCCTTACAGGCCATCGGAAAAGTGGATTTTATCCCTGTAGCAGTGAGAAGATATGGAAAagcttttgcttctctttttttttttttaaggtttatttattcatttcagagggggagggacagagggagagagagagagtctcaagcagggtcccactgagtgcagagcccaacgcggggctcgatctcacgaccctgagatcatgacctgagccaaaaccaagagctgggcaCTCAAcacactgcaccacccaggcgccccaagcttttgcttctctttaaataaactttttattttggaataattttagatttatagaggAGTTGCAAAGATAGTGCAGAGTACCCCCATAGACCGTTTACTCGGTTTCCCCATCATTAACACCTTCCATACACTGTCctggtacatttgtcacagtgAACCAACATTGGCCCATTACTATTCAGTAAACTTTTTGGAAGGCTTTAAGCAGggaaatgacatgatcttatgtacatttttattttattttatttttatttatttgagagcgagagaaagagcacacgagCGGGgcgaagggacagagggagcagggagcccgacgtggggctcgatcccaggaccttgggatcatgacctgagccaaaggcagacgcttaatgactgagccacccaggcgtcccattttttatttattttttaaagatttatttatttgagagagagcaagtgagagtggggggcaggaagggaagagagagaatttcaagcagactccctgcagagcacagagcctgatggtggggctcgatcccatgaccccaagagatcatgacctgagccgaaaccaagagtcggacgcttaaccgactgagctgcccaggcgccccttacgtAGCTTTTTACAAGACCCCTCTGGCTGCTGTGCGGGGAATAGAGTGAAGGGGTGGTCAGAGCGGACGCCAGGAGCCCGGGGAGGCGGCCGTGAAAGCGCTGGGGTgtgggctggaggcagggctgTCTGGTGCGGCTCTTGCGCGGTGTCTGTAAACCTACAGAGACCCGGGCTCCGCGTCACGCCACAGGCGTTCAGTACATCCACGTGGAGAGGGACCGAGTCCGTGCGCGCTGCGGGTGGGGCCGCCGGCCCGGCTGGGTCTGTGCTCGGCGCTGGGTGGAGGCCTCGCCTGTGAGCCCAGCCGTGGCAGCCAGTGGAGGGCCTGGGCTTCTGGTGGTCTCTGTGTGGCTCCCCGTGCCTCCCCGCAGTCCCGGGCACTTGGAtctgggagggaggtggtggcCCCGAGGGGCCGGTGGGGCCAGGAGTGTCCGCTCCTGTCTGACTTCTTTGTTCAGGGTGGTCCTGCctcttgggggtgggaggcatgttCTCATCCGTAGCAGTGGCTTCATGGAGACCCAGGTCAAAGTTCCTGAACCAGGGTGCCAACAGGGGCCATCAGACAGGAGGGACGTGACGTACACCCGCCCCTTCGAAAGGCACAGCCTCTCATCTGCCCTAGCCGATTTTATATGAAGTCAAGAGTCATGATTTTTTCATGTTGGCAATTTAGATGGTTTAAAAAACACTGCACGTGCCAAATAGAACCCAGCCCCCAACCCAGTTCTGCAGTCGGGCCACCACTGTGTCCCTCCTGGTCCATTTGAGCCCCAGGTGGCAAACTGTCCACAACAGATGGGCAGTGAGAGACAGATGGGGCTGTGGGGCGTGGGCGTCTTTGGGGACTGATGTCACGGAGGCCAGCCGTGAGTGACCTGCGGGTGGTCCAGGCTGCCCAGAGTGGCCCAGGAGAGAATGCTGAAGTGCTTCTTgtttctcttccctccacccagtctgaagaaaggaaaagaatagacGAGTTGATTGAaagtgggaaggaagaaggaatgaaggTAAGGGGCAGCAGGGTCTACTGCTTGGAGGCTGAGGCTGGAAGgtacaaccccccccccccccccgctcctcaGCGCCCGGCGGCCGGCGGGCTGCCGTAACCCCGTTAACTAACTGCGGCTAGTCAGACTCTTAGGTTGTCAAGGGGCCAGATACGAAATCTGCCCAGGGAGCATCTCGGGAAGGAAACACTAATGGTTTTTATACGGGAAACGTTATCCTGAGAAAACTTTTTAAGATTGCGGTAAAATACGTATAACATAAAACGTACCATTTTAACccgtttaaagtgtacaattccgTGTCGTTAAGTACGTTCACAGTGTTCTGTAACTATCATccctgtctagttccagaactttctcatcctcCCAAATGGAAACCCTGCACCCAGTAGCCGTcagcccccactcccccagccccagctgtgtGCCTGTTCTGGACATGTCCTATGAATGGAGTCACAGAGTAGATGGCCTGTCGTAGCTGGCTTTCTTTCATTTGGCATGAGGCCTGGGCAAACATTTTTCCTAAACTGTTTTCCTGGGAAACGACAGGGCCCaagaaatttcctttattctcATGTATTGCAAACACTGGGTGGATGAGAGGGGCGGAGCCCTACAGTGGCCACCGGGTGGGTCTGGGCTGGGACTCGAGGCTCAGAAAAAAGCTCCAGTTCCACACACCCATCCAGGAGGACCCCAACTTAAGTCTGGGCCCCGCAAGCAGTCACCCTGCAACCCCATTTATAACGGAGCAAGGAGAAGCACGGGAGGGTAAATTCCAGAAAAAAGGAGACACTTGGAACACGGGGTCCTACTACTCCCCAGAAGAGGCCACGTGTGTGGATGTGAGTCGGGCTTTATCACTTCCCTGCCACGTGGCCTTGGACGTGGTTCTGCCTCTCCGAGCCTCCGTTCCCTCCTCTACAAAATGGGGCAACACCCACCCGGCAGATCTCTCCGGAGGCTCACATGTAACAGTGCTTTGCAAAGAGCACAAGGGACCCTTGTGGGGTGACGGGTTGTGGCGACGGTGGAACAGCTGTGTCCGGTTCAGACTGCCCGCCGTGCTGTGTCCGTAGCGCGGGATCTAGGGCACACCTCGGCGAGGGGGGCAAGCGCGGGCCGCTGGCCCTGCGCGGGGTCAGGAAGCAGCGCTTCTCACCTCCCGACAGATTGACCTCATCGACGGCAAGGGCAGGGGTGTGATCGCCACCAAGCAGTTCTCCCGGGGCGAGTTTGTGGTCGAGTACCACGGGGACCTCATCGAGATCACCGACGCCAAGAAGCGGGAGGCTCTGTACGCACAGGACCCCTCGACGGGCTGCTACATGTACTATTTTCAGTATCTGAGCAAAACCTACTGG
Proteins encoded in this region:
- the KMT5A gene encoding N-lysine methyltransferase KMT5A isoform X2; translation: MARGRKMSKPRAVEAAAAAAAVAATAPGPEMVERRGPGRPRTNGENVFTGQSKIYSYMSPNKCSGMRSPLQEENSVAHHEVKCQGKPLAGLYRKREEKRNSGNAVRSTMKSEEQKLKDARRGPLAPFPNQKSEAAEPPKTPTSSCDPAIAAVAKPALKKPVKGKQAPRKKAQGKTQQNRKLTDFYPVRRSSRKSKAELQSEERKRIDELIESGKEEGMKIDLIDGKGRGVIATKQFSRGEFVVEYHGDLIEITDAKKREALYAQDPSTGCYMYYFQYLSKTYCVDATRETNRLGRLINHSKCGNCQTKLHDIDGVPHLILIASRDIKAGEELLYDYGDRSRASIEAHPWLKH
- the KMT5A gene encoding N-lysine methyltransferase KMT5A isoform X4 yields the protein MSKPRAVEAAAAAAAVAATAPGPEMVERRGPGRPRTNGENVFTGQSKIYSYMSPNKCSGMRSPLQEENSVAHHEVKCQGKPLAGLYRKREEKRNSGNAVRSTMKSEEQKLKDARRGPLAPFPNQKSEAAEPPKTPTSSCDPAIAAVAKPALKKPVKGKQAPRKKAQGKTQQNRKLTDFYPVRRSSRKSKAELQSEERKRIDELIESGKEEGMKIDLIDGKGRGVIATKQFSRGEFVVEYHGDLIEITDAKKREALYAQDPSTGCYMYYFQYLSKTYCVDATRETNRLGRLINHSKCGNCQTKLHDIDGVPHLILIASRDIKAGEELLYDYGDRSRASIEAHPWLKH
- the KMT5A gene encoding N-lysine methyltransferase KMT5A isoform X1; its protein translation is MGEGGAVGRRRPFPGAPRRRWWRRQQQQQRQRQRWWPGRGGEGEGAGRAAMGLAGLQENVFTGQSKIYSYMSPNKCSGMRSPLQEENSVAHHEVKCQGKPLAGLYRKREEKRNSGNAVRSTMKSEEQKLKDARRGPLAPFPNQKSEAAEPPKTPTSSCDPAIAAVAKPALKKPVKGKQAPRKKAQGKTQQNRKLTDFYPVRRSSRKSKAELQSEERKRIDELIESGKEEGMKIDLIDGKGRGVIATKQFSRGEFVVEYHGDLIEITDAKKREALYAQDPSTGCYMYYFQYLSKTYCVDATRETNRLGRLINHSKCGNCQTKLHDIDGVPHLILIASRDIKAGEELLYDYGDRSRASIEAHPWLKH
- the KMT5A gene encoding N-lysine methyltransferase KMT5A isoform X3; this encodes MSPNKCSGMRSPLQEENSVAHHEVKCQGKPLAGLYRKREEKRNSGNAVRSTMKSEEQKLKDARRGPLAPFPNQKSEAAEPPKTPTSSCDPAIAAVAKPALKKPVKGKQAPRKKAQGKTQQNRKLTDFYPVRRSSRKSKAELQSEERKRIDELIESGKEEGMKIDLIDGKGRGVIATKQFSRGEFVVEYHGDLIEITDAKKREALYAQDPSTGCYMYYFQYLSKTYCVDATRETNRLGRLINHSKCGNCQTKLHDIDGVPHLILIASRDIKAGEELLYDYGDRSRASIEAHPWLKH